The Aspergillus luchuensis IFO 4308 DNA, chromosome 7, nearly complete sequence genome has a segment encoding these proteins:
- a CDS encoding SDR family NAD(P)-dependent oxidoreductase (COG:Q;~EggNog:ENOG410PPEB;~InterPro:IPR002347,IPR036291,IPR020904;~PFAM:PF00106,PF13561,PF08659;~SMCOG1001:short-chain dehydrogenase/reductase SDR;~antiSMASH:Cluster_7.3;~go_function: GO:0016491 - oxidoreductase activity [Evidence IEA];~go_process: GO:0055114 - oxidation-reduction process [Evidence IEA]) yields MNIDGFALVTGAGSGIGRDCAIAYAIEGAAGVAFADLDPVAATAAAEESKLLATNPNYRALTIEVNVRDPDSVQEMVDTVVMAFGRIDYSVNSAGVGVEQPAEISKASVREFERFMDVNVKGTLLCVRAVSAQMKQQEARHFSLRKSTPARNCGRGVIINLGSSNSYVATPNIVQYTASKHAVMGITRNAALDLAPYGIRINSICPSWVETPMIERAVAGDPNLAFVMSRVVPMGRIATKEEVSDVLMFMSSPRASFVTGAGWMVDGGATLQLQT; encoded by the exons ATGAACATTGACGGATTTGCACTCGTGACGGGCGCAG GTAGTGGCATTGGCCGCGACTGTGCCATTGCCTATGCCATTGAAGGCGCAGCCGGTGTGGCATTCGCCGATCTGGATCCCGTCGCAGCGACAGCCGCCGCCGAAGAAAGCAAATTGCTCGCTACGAACCCCAACTACCGAGCATTGACCATTGAGGTTAATGTCCGTGATCCAGACAGTGTCCAGGAGATGGTTGACACAGTCGTCATGGCCTTTGGCCGCATTGACTACTCCGTCAACAGCGCAGGG GTTGGAGTCGAGCAGCCAGCGGAGATTTCCAAGGCGTCAGTGCGAGAGTTCGAACGCTTCATGGACGTCAACGTCAAAGGCACGTTACTCTGCGTCCGCGCCGTGAGCGCCCAGATGAAGCAGCAAGAAGCTCGGCACTTCTCGTTGCGTAAGTCCACCCCTGCCCGGAACTGTGGCAGGGGCGTGATCATCAATTTGGGATCGAGTAATTCGTATGTGGCGACGCCCAATATCGTTCAATATACGGCCTCAAAGCATGCGGTGATGGGAATTACTCGCAATGCCG CCCTAGATTTGGCCCCATACGGGATCCGAATCAATTCGATCTGCCCCTCGTGGGTGGAAACTCCGATGATCGAGCGAGCGGTGGCGGGCGATCCGAATTTGGCATTTGTGATGAGTCGAGTGGTGCCGATGGGTCGGATTGCGACGAAGGAGGAAGTCTCCGATGTGCTGATGTTCATGAGTAGTCCGCGGGCAAGTTTCGTCACCGGGGCAGGCTGGATGGTCGATGGAGGAGCAactctgcagctgcagactTGA
- a CDS encoding SDR family oxidoreductase (COG:Q;~EggNog:ENOG410PJ06;~InterPro:IPR002347,IPR036291,IPR020904;~PFAM:PF00106,PF13561,PF08659;~SMCOG1001:short-chain dehydrogenase/reductase SDR;~antiSMASH:Cluster_7.3;~go_function: GO:0016491 - oxidoreductase activity [Evidence IEA];~go_process: GO:0055114 - oxidation-reduction process [Evidence IEA]) translates to MNHIKGAVITGCGSGGIGHALSAELKRRGFHVISTLLSFEDPSHLEALDIEVVRCDVTSEEDVTALKRLVEKRLDGRLSILINNAGICYTMTATDTQVDEVEKMFRVNVFGPMRMVHHLHPLLVQAKGLVVNIGSVGGIVPYIYGASYNASKAALHHYGNTLRAELKPFGVRVVNIISGEVSTNVLRTDRNNQRKLPEESIYSALAEDFQKHIYRTPNTITPEQYARGVVDQLLKPSPAAWVWYGAQTGIVRWCDMLLPRTFWDWLFYHMFNFEKLANAVRGVKGDV, encoded by the exons ATGAACCATATTAAAGGTGCAGTGATCACAGGATGTGGAAGTGGAGGCATCGGCCATGCACTGTCTGCCGAATTGAAACGTCGAG GGTTCCACGTCATCTCGACACTCCTGTCCTTTGAAGACCCCAGCCATCTCGAGGCCCTCGACATTGAGGTGGTACGGTGCGATGTTACCAGTGAAGAAGACGTAACTGCCTTGAAGAGACTAGTGGAAAAACGCCTTGACGGGCGCCTTTCTAttctcatcaacaacgcAGGCATAT GTTATACGATGACAGCAACTGATACCCAGGTTGACGAAGTTGAAAAGATGTTCCGGGTGAACGTCTTCGGGCCAATGCGCATggtccatcatctccatcctcttcttgtGCAAGCCAAAGGGCTCGTTGTCAACATCGGTTCAGTCGGGGGAATTGTGCCCTACATCTATGGAG CCAGCTATAATGCCAGCAAGGCAGCGCTTCATCATTATGGCAATACCCTGCGCGCGGAACTCAAGCCTTTCGGTGTCCGCGTTGTTAATATCATTTCGGGAGAAGTCTCGACCAATGTCCTGCGCACTGATCGTAACAACCAGCGGAAGCTCCCAGAAG AGTCAATCTATAGTGCTCTAGCGGAAGACTTTCAAAAGCACATTTATCGTACACCCA ATACTATCACCCCGGAGCAGTATGCCCGGGGGGTGGTCGACCAACTGCTCaagccttctccagcagcttgGGTGTGGTACGGTGCGCAGACGGGAATTGTGCGGTGGTGTGACATGTTGCTGCCGCGCACATTCTGG GATTGGCTTTTCTATCATATGTTCAATTTCGAAAAACTGGCGAATGCTGTCCGAGGTGTGAAGGGAGATGTCTGA
- a CDS encoding type I polyketide synthase (COG:I;~EggNog:ENOG410PJ2Y;~InterPro:IPR016036,IPR016035,IPR016039,IPR018201, IPR042104,IPR014030,IPR011032,IPR013968,IPR013154, IPR001227,IPR032821,IPR014031,IPR014043,IPR020807, IPR020843,IPR020841,IPR009081,IPR013149,IPR036736, IPR036291;~PFAM:PF16197,PF08659,PF02801,PF00698,PF13602, PF14765,PF00107,PF00106,PF00109,PF08240;~SMCOG1093:Beta-ketoacyl synthase;~antiSMASH:Cluster_7.3;~go_function: GO:0004315 - 3-oxoacyl-[acyl-carrier-protein] synthase activity [Evidence IEA];~go_function: GO:0016491 - oxidoreductase activity [Evidence IEA];~go_function: GO:0016740 - transferase activity [Evidence IEA];~go_function: GO:0016746 - transferase activity, transferring acyl groups [Evidence IEA];~go_process: GO:0006633 - fatty acid biosynthetic process [Evidence IEA];~go_process: GO:0055114 - oxidation-reduction process [Evidence IEA]) gives MAPSSSSIPSSVPSSPSVFTANGTGPHRDAARGQHEPIAIVGMGCRLPGDVNSPSRLWDFLKEGKSGQCKIPSSRFNVDAFYHPKGVDRPGSMHTTGGYFLQEDPRAFDPDFFGISPIEATYMDPQQRKLLEVVFEAFESAGASLDEVSGSNVGCYVGNFTVDFQVMQTRDPEYLHRYSATGMGTTILANRISHTFNLKGPSFVLDTACSSSLYCLHVACAALENGECDSAVVAGANLIQSPEQHLGTMKAGVLSGTSTCHTFSDEADGYGRAEGIGCIYLKRLSDAIKDNDPIRAIIRGTAVNSNGRTSGITLPSAEGQEAVIRKAYEKAALDFSQTMYVECHGTGTPVGDPIEAEGLSKIFHGRTGQPLLIGSVKSNLGHSEAASGISGIIKTVLALEHESIPASIGVNQINPKIKCEEWNIDIVKKMTPWPSTGTSSTRRAGVNSFGYGGANAHAIIESAGPYAIPMQQQHRLNDIARSKVLIPISAGSEASLTTRVDQLHQYVLSQHPDLTNLLYTLGSRRSHLPYRAFLVSDTSLTNGLVSENLVTGRPSSSANGQYAFVFTGQGAQWPQMGKHLIEEYPEFANAISDMDGILQSLDHPPQWNLKEALVASAESSNIQHVSQSQPACTAVQIALVCLLDSWGIRPAAVVGHSSGEIAAAFAAGRLSLGEAITAAYYRGYAVALDTGDGAMAAVGLSKSEADAAIKEMSLGGQANVACVNSPESVTVSGDRDAVQHLVETLAGRGTFARTLKTGGRAYHSHHMARIGQNYEDLLRSALEKLEPSVQLDAGNVTWVSTVTGQLSESAPDAAYWRSNLESPVLFSDGVEKMTEIDKYHFIELGPHSALEMPIKQIKKKLALSDDHFPYASALSRGKNEVTTILRMVGQLYLRGESVCWSKVNGLQSDCSVLPDLPPYPWTYDAALWHECRASIEFRTRKYPRHELLGSQIPGGNGLEAQWRNVIRVADIPWLDSHKLQNTIVFPGAGYVSMAVEGMRQIAGFATSSPANYELQNVNILAALALTDSPTAEVELFTTIRPTPITSASDSKYWYDFSIVSYDQGDSTTRATGRVRINPEAESLVQNVQINPAMLESTQPRVWYENLIKVGLNFGPAFQSIQRFDVSRMRTDLVCKTQVPLLQDYVSEGLDVEYPIHPITIDAMLQTAIVATTGGRVRELRAKVPVSFDSIHIHAPEPSDATTKSWAIDSVARVVGFGTSEIDAELSTSDGQVAARIANVKLSPYQTGQGADAGEQRHPMLRVLWKPDVYGLGLMPEDHFRKYLSKFFNESTSPVRDEGLLKMGATLDLLSHKNPSMRVLELGNVNHLITNATLDLLHGGDSFPRVLEFTSGLIKDDGVLHGTKLDLGKRLDGPLEHHAAIDDSKYDLIILPAREQTDIYLATKLPIIKDLLAEDGSLLCLSPSTARLHAAENGFQAIECILEYGGGRVFLAKPVADPATSGVQQSPVYVIDRSTSTALGESIVAELHKTYGPESCKHVYLDDLVDGMIPTGATIISLIESENPVLSTSTDSELRGIKLMTDNAETLLWVTAGDSLNGAQPEFALVSGLARAVMMEHPSLKFYTFDVDNPTTKTPVTAKNILSVLHSREFPRDYEYIQNDGLVHVSRFVPDDHLNVTFRQRQGHEMVQTTLQQARPAKLQILEPGNFDSLFFDQMRPLPATLEDRFSVQVGLRTVGVNAKDFYVLGGKTETKDATCALEFCGVVENVGAAVTRVAVGDRVVVMAPNHFRTSEVVPEWSCQKLEENESFEFMCTLPVVYATAIYALHDRARIQPGETVLIHSAAGGVGIAAIQIAQEAQAEIFATVSSEDKKNYLVETLGLSEDHIFSSRDTSFYEGIMRATQNRGVDIVLNSLVGDLLHASWKCCASFGRFIEIGKRDLIDCGKLEMDGFLRNTTYTAFDLSNMFYNPSDAYHKRWASLLEDVLSRYRAGTIGRANPITTFDVADATKAFRYFSSRNRMGKVVITLENPQAQVALRPQKHRTTFSANKSYVMIGCLGGLGRAMTKWMMARGARGFVFLGRSGTDKPSAQALIHDLETQGAVCVVVRGDVCSRADVDQVVAAAPGPIGGVVQAAMGLHEALFTTMSNAAWHTGIDPKVQGTLNLHRALEGHDAALEFFLMTSSISGSVGTATESNYCAGNHFLDMFARYRRALGKPAVALGLGMISEVGYLHENPEIEALLLRKGIQAINEDEMIQVIDIALSETQTVPHSYDERAHAHVLTGLEPFGLKELRKKGFEGTNPTLNDPRAILLSRALDGEGDMALKNQAGKLPMEVAAAVEEGASLRAAIGDHVARRFSNLVLMPLAKLDASKPLAAYGMDSMIAAEFRSWFFQAFKTDIPFLELLSKTVTLDSLSEMVLVDVEADA, from the exons ATGGCTCCATCTAGTTCCTCAATTCCCTCTTCCGTTCCTTCGTCGCCTTCTGTCTTCACTGCAAATGGCACAGGCCCACATAGAGATGCCGCTCGTGGCCAGCATGAACCAATTGCTATTGTTGGGATGG GCTGTCGCTTGCCCGGTGACGTGAATTCGCCTTCCCGTCTCTGGGACTTTCTGAAGGAGGGAAAATCAGGACAATGCAAGATCCCTTCAAGTCGATTCAACGTTGATGCTTTCTACCACCCCAAGGGTGTGGATCGACCAGGATCTATGCACACCACGGGTGGTTATTTCCTCCAGGAGGATCCTCGCGCCTTCGATCCGGACTTCTTCGGCATCAGCCCCATCGAGGCGACCTACATGGACCCGCAGCAACGAAAACTGCTGGAAGTCGTGTTCGAGGCGTTCGAGAGCGCGGGGGCCAGTCTGGACGAGGTGTCAGGCTCTAACGTGGGATGTTACGTCGGCAACTTCACTGTTGACTTTCAGGTGATGCAGACGAGGGACCCTGAGTACTTGCATCGGTATAGTGCGACGGGTATGGGGACGACGATTCTTGCGAACCGCATCAGTCATACGTTTAACTTGAAGGGGCCGAG TTTCGTTCTCGATACCGCCTGCTCATCGTCTCTGTACTGCCTGCATGTAGCCTGCGCTGCCCTTGAGAATGGTGAGTGTGACAGTGCCGTTGTGGCGGGTGCGAACCTGATTCAGTCGCCTGAACAACATCTCGGGACGATGAAGGCCGGCGTGCTGTCGGGCACTTCGACCTGTCATACCTTCTCCGACGAGGCAGATGGATATGGGAGAGCAGAGGGCATTGGGTGTATCTACTTGAAACGTCTCTCCGATGCCATCAAGGATAATGACCCCATTCGAGCTATTATCCGGGGAACTGCAGTCAATTC AAATGGTCGGACATCAGGaatcaccctcccctccgcaGAAGGTCAGGAAGCCGTGATACGCAAAGCGTACGAAAAGGCAGCCCTCGATTTCTCCCAGACAATGTACGTCGAATGCCACGGTACAGGAACGCCCGTAGGCGATCCCATTGAGGCCGAAGGATTATCGAAAATATTCCACGGCCGGACTGGTCAGCCCTTGCTCATCGGGTCTGTTAAATCCAATCTTGGCCACAGCGAAGCAGCAAGTGGTATCTCTGGCATCATCAAAACGGTGCTCGCCCTGGAACATGAAAGCATCCCGGCGTCTATCGGAGTCAACCAGATCAACCCCAAGATCAAGTGTGAGGAGTGGAACATCGACatcgtgaagaagatgactccCTGGCCTTCGACTGGGACCTCTTCAACACGCCGAGCCGGCGTGAACTCCTTCGGCTACGGGGGCGCCAACGCCCATGCCATCATTGAATCTGCCGGGCCCTATGCTATCCCaatgcagcaacagcaccgtCTCAATGATATTGCACGTTCCAAAGTCCTCATTCCCATCTCGGCAGGTTCCGAGGCGTCTTTGACCACCCGGGTTGATCAGCTGCACCAGTATGTGCTGTCCCAGCATCCGGACTTGACCAATCTTCTCTACACCCTGGGTTCACGCCGGTCGCATTTGCCCTATCGGGCATTCCTAGTCTCCGATACCAGTCTCACAAACGGCCTTGTCAGCGAGAACCTCGTCACCGGCCGTCCCAGCTCTTCAGCCAACGGTCAGTACGCATTTGTGTTTACCGGCCAAGGGGCACAGTGGCCGCAGATGGGAAAGCACCTAATTGAAGAGTATCCCGAGTTTGCGAACGCCATTTCCGACATGGACGGCATTCTTCAGAGCCTtgatcatcctccccaatGGAATCTGAAGGAGGCGCTAGTAGCATCAGCGGAGAGTAGCAATATCCAACACGTGAGCCAGTCGCAGCCGGCATGCACAGCGGTCCAAATAGCTTTGGTGTGTCTCCTAGACTCCTGGGGCATTCGGCCTGCGGCGGTTGTTGGCCATTCATCCGGTGAAATTGCGGCGGCCTTTGCAGCCGGTCGCCTGTCGCTGGGAGAAGCCATCACCGCTGCCTACTATCGCGGATACGCGGTCGCACTTGATACCGGAGATGGAGCCATGGCGGCTGTCGGTCTTTCGAAATCTGAGGCCGATGCCGCTATCAAAGAGATGTCGTTGGGTGGCCAAGCCAACGTCGCCTGTGTGAACTCGCCAGAGAGCGTAACTGTTTCTGGCGACAGGGACGCTGTGCAGCATTTGGTGGAGACTCTCGCTGGCCGAGGAACATTTGCACGGACACTGAAGACAGGCGGTCGTGCTTATCACTCCCACCATATGGCACGGATCGGCCAGAATTATGAAGACCTTCTACGATCTGcattggagaagctggaacCGTCAGTACAGCTCGATGCAGGCAATGTTACCTGGGTTTCAACCGTCACAGGCCAATTGAGCGAGAGCGCTCCGGACGCGGCATACTGGCGATCCAACTTGGAGAGCCCCGTTCTCTTCAGCGATGGTGTAGAGAAGATGACAGAGATTGACAAGTATCACTTCATTGAACTGGGCCCTCACTCGGCCCTGGAGATGCCCATCAAgcagatcaagaagaagcttgcCTTGTCCGATGATCACTTCCCGTATGCCTCCGCTCTGTCGCGAGGCAAGAATGAagtcaccaccatcctcagaATGGTCGGCCAGTTGTACCTCCGCGGAGAATCCGTCTGCTGGAGCAAAGTCAACGGCCTCCAGTCGGACTGCTCGGTCTTGCCTGATCTACCTCCATACCCGTGGACTTATGACGCCGCGCTATGGCACGAATGTCGGGCCAGCATCGAGTTCCGTACCCGCAAGTATCCCAGACACGAGCTTCTGGGATCGCAGATCCCCGGCGGAAATGGCCTGGAAGCACAATGGCGCAATGTCATCCGCGTCGCAGATATCCCCTGGCTAGACAGCCACAAGCTGCAAAACACAATTGTCTTCCCTGGAGCCGGATATGTCTCCATGGCAGTGGAGGGAATGCGACAGATTGCAGGGTTTGCCACCTCTAGCCCTGCCAACTACGAGCTGCAGAATGTGAATATCCTGGCTGCCCTGGCCCTAACAGACTCACCCACCGCTGAAGTCGAGCTGTTCACAACCATCCGGCCAACCCCGATCACGTCGGCCAGCGACTCGAAATACTGGTACGACTTCTCCATTGTCTCATACGACCAGGGCGATTCCACGACTCGAGCCACGGGGCGAGTCCGCATCAACCCCGAGGCAGAGTCTCTTGTACAGAACGTTCAGATCAACCCTGCCATGCTAGAGAGCACTCAGCCCAGAGTGTGGTACGAGAATCTCATCAAGGTCGGGCTGAACTTCGGACCGGCCTTTCAATCAATCCAGCGGTTTGATGTCTCGCGCATGCGGACCGATCTTGTCTGCAAGACTCAAGTCCCCCTGCTGCAAGACTATGTCTCCGAAGGGTTAGACGTTGAgtaccccatccacccaatcACCATCGATGCCATGCTCCAGACGGCCATCGTGGCGACGACCGGAGGCCGTGTCCGCGAATTGCGGGCAAAGGTACCCGTCAGCTTTGattccatccacatccacgccCCTGAGCCGTCAGACGCGACCACCAAATCCTGGGCGATCGATTCTGTCGCGCGCGTGGTAGGCTTCGGGACCTCTGAGATCGATGCCGAACTGAGCACCAGTGACGGGCAAGTCGCAGCCAGGATCGCCAATGTCAAGCTCTCGCCGTATCAGACAGGACAGGGCGCCGACGCGGGCGAACAGCGTCATCCGATGCTGCGCGTGTTGTGGAAGCCGGATGTGTATGGGCTGGGCTTGATGCCGGAAGATCATTTCCGGAAATATTTGAGCAAGTTCTTCAATGAGTCAACATCACCTGTTCGGGACGAAGGCCTCCTCAAAATGGGAGCCACCCTAGACCTGTTGTCCCACAAGAACCCGTCCATGCGGGTGTTGGAACTCGGCAATGTGAATCACCTTATCACTAACGCCACTCTCGATCTCTTGCACGGAGGAGATTCTTTCCCACGAGTTTTGGAATTCACGTCGGGGTTGATCAAGGATGACGGAGTCCTTCACGGTACTAAACTGGATCTAGGAAAGCGTCTAGATGGCCCCTTGGAGCATCACGCGGCCATCGATGATTCGAAGTATGACTTGATCATTCTGCCCGCTAGAGAGCAGACGGATATTTATCTTGCTACTAAgctccccatcatcaaggACCTGCTCGCAGAGGACGGATCCTTGTTGTGCTTGTCACCTTCTACTGCACGGCTGCATGCCGCGGAGAATGGCTTCCAGGCCATCGAATGCATTCTTGAATACGGGGGAGGTCGTGTATTCCTCGCTAAGCCAGTCGCCGATCCGGCGACATCAGGTGTTCAGCAATCTCCAGTGTATGTTATTGATCGCAGCACAAGCACCGCATTAGGAGAGTCTATCGTCGCGGAGCTACACAAAACCTACGGCCCGGAGAGTTGCAAGCATGTCTACCTCGATGATCTCGTTGACGGGATGATCCCCACAGGGGCAACAATCATAAGCCTTATTGAGTCTGAAAACCCGGTCCTCTCGACCAGTACAGATTCCGAGCTGCGCGGGATCAAACTAATGACCGACAATGCGGAGACACTTCTGTGGGTGACGGCAGGGGACTCGCTGAACGGGGCTCAGCCTGAGTTTGCCCTGGTTTCTGGCCTGGCGCGGGCCGTCATGATGGAACATCCTTCGCTGAAGTTCTACACTTTCGATGTCGATAATCCCACAACAAAGACCCCCGTCACAGCCAAGAACATACTATCTGTGCTCCACTCCCGTGAATTCCCCAGAGACTACGAATATATTCAGAACGACGGACTAGTGCACGTCAGCCGATTTGTGCCCGACGACCATCTGAACGTCACATTCCGGCAGCGCCAGGGCCACGAGATGGTGCAAACCACCCTGCAGCAGGCTCGGCCGGCGAAGCTGCAGATACTCGAGCCGGGCAACTTTGACAGCCTGTTTTTCGACCAGATGCGCCCCTTGCCGGCTACGTTGGAAGACCGCTTCAGTGTTCAGGTCGGGCTACGGACCGTGGGAGTAAATGCTAAAGATTTCTACGTGCTCGGTGGCAAGACAGAGACCAAAGATGCCACCTGCGCCTTGGAGTTCTGCGGTGTTGTTGAGAACGTTGGGGCTGCGGTGACCCGCGTTGCGGTAGGCGATCGTGTCGTCGTAATGGCTCCTAATCATTTCCGCACCTCGGAGGTCGTGCCGGAGTGGAGTTGTCAGAAActggaggagaatgagtcTTTTGAGTTCATGTGCACCTTACCAGTAGTATACGCGACTGCCATATACGCTTTGCACGACCGAGCTCGGATTCAACCGGGCGAGACTGTCCTGATTCACTCCGCCGCCGGAGGCGTGGGTATTGCGGCAATTCAAATCGCTCAGGAAGCTCAGGCTGAG ATCTTCGCTACCGTCTCCAgtgaagacaagaagaactACCTCGTGGAAACCCTCGGCCTATCCGAAGACCACATCTTCAGCTCGCGCGACACTTCCTTCTATGAGGGCATCATGCGGGCCACACAGAACCGCGGCGTTGATATTGTCCTGAACAGCCTGGTTGGCGATCTCCTGCACGCGAGCTGGAAATGCTGCGCTTCGTTCGGGCGGTTCATCGAGATCGGGAAGCGTGACCTGATTGACTGCGGAAAGCTGGAGATGGACGGCTTCCTGCGCAACACGACCTACACGGCTTTCGATCTCAGTAACATGTTCTATAATCCCAGTGACGCCTACCACAAACGCTGGGCATCCCTTCTCGAAGATGTCCTCTCGCGCTACCGCGCCGGCACGATCGGGCGCGCCAACCCGATCACTACCTTCGACGTCGCCGATGCCACCAAGGCCTTCCGCTACTTCTCCTCGCGCAATCGCATGGGCAAAGTCGTCATCACTCTGGAGAACCCCCAGGCACAGGTTGCGCTGCGCCCGCAGAAGCACCGCACCACCTTCAGCGCCAACAAAAGCTACGTGATGATCGGCTGCCTAGGAGGTCTGGGCCGGGCAATGACCaaatggatgatggcgcgCGGAGCGCGAGGCTTTGTCTTCCTGGGGCGGTCTGGCACCGACAAGCCCAGTGCGCAGGCCCTTATCCACGACCTGGAGACACAGGGCGCGGTATGCGTTGTGGTGCGCGGGGACGTGTGCTCCCGCGCGGATGTTGACCAAGTCGTTGCGGCCGCACCGGGCCCCATTGGCGGTGTCGTCCAGGCCGCGATGGGCCTCCATGAAGCGCTCTTCACGACCATGTCAAACGCAGCGTGGCACACGGGAATCGACCCCAAGGTGCAGGGCACCCTCAACCTTCACCGTGCGCTAGAGGGCCACGACGCGGCGTTGGAGTTCTTCCTCATGACCAGCTCCATTTCCGGCAGCGTTGGCACGGCCACAGAATCCAACTACTGCGCGGGCAACCACTTTCTGGACATGTTCGCCCGGTATCGCCGCGCGCTGGGCAAACCGGCGGTAGCTCTGGGGCTAGGTATGATCTCCGAGGTGGGCTACTTACATGAAAACCCAGAGATTGAGGCACTGTTGCTTCGGAAAGGGATCCAGGCGatcaatgaggatgagatgatCCAGGTGATTGATATTGCCCTGTCGGAGACGCAGACGGTGCCGCATTCGTATGATGAGCGGGCGCACGCCCATGTCCTGACAGGGTTGGAGCCGTTTGGATTGAAGGAGTTGCGCAAGAAGGGATTTGAAGGGACGAATCCGACGCTGAATGACCCGCGGGCAATTCTCCTTAGTCGGGCGCTGGATGGCGAGGGCGATATGGCGCTTAAGAATCAGGCAGGCAAGCTGCCGATGGAGGTCGCGGCCGCCGTGGAGGAAGGAGCGAGTCTGCGTGCAGCCATAGGAGACCACGTCGCGCGCAGGTTCAGTAATCTTGTACTGATGCCGCTGGCGAAGTTGGATGCGAGCAAGCCGTTGGCGGCGTATGGAATGGATAGTATGATCGCTGCGGAGTTCCGGTCATGGTTCTTCCAGGCGTTCAAGACGGACATTCCGTTCCTGGAGTTGTTAAGTAAGACGGTGACATTGGACAGTTTAAGTgagatggtgttggtggatgtaGAGGCTGATGCATAG